CGCGTCGCCATCGTGGGTGCTGCCCTGTCCGACTGCGGGCGCGTTCCTGACAAGACCGCCATGGCGCTCATGGCGCAGTCATCACGACGCGCTGTCGCAGACGCTGGCCTCACGAAAGACGACATCGACGGATTCGGCGGCCACGGATCGCTGTTGCCCCCTGTGGAAGTCAGCGAATACCTTGGCCTGCAACCGTCCTGGGTAGACGCGACCAACGTCGGGGGGTCGTCATGGGAGGTGATGGCCGGCCACGCCGCCGCGGCGATCGCGGCGGGCGAAATCGAGGTTGCTCTGCTGACCTACGGTTCGACCGCACGTTCCGACGTCAAGCGTCAGGTTCGCGCCTCCGCGGCCGCGATGGGCACCGGAGGCGCGCTGCAGTACGAGGCGCCCTACGGCGCCACCTTGATCGCCAAATACGCCATGGCTGCGCGGCGTCACATGATCGAATTCGGGACCACCGTCGAGCAGTTGGCCGAAGTCGCGGTCGCCGCGCACGAATGGGCTTCCATGAACGAGAACGCATTTGAGCGTGACCGCCTCACCGTCGGCGATGTCTCAGCCGCCCCGATGCTGGCCGACCCGTTCACCTCCAAGCACGTGTGCCTGCGCACCGACGGCGGCGGCGCCGTCGTGCTCGCCAGCGAGCGCGTCGCGAAAAACTGTGCGAAGGAGCCGGTGTGGATTCTCGGCGCAGCCGATGCGACGTCTCACGTCAGCATGAGCCAGTGGCCTGATTTCACTACGACAGTGGCGGCGCGTTCCGGTCCGCGGGCGTTCGCGCGAGCTGGCGTTGGTCCGCACGACATCGACGTGTGCCAGCTGTACGACTCGTTCACCTCCACTGTGCTGTTGACCGTGGAGGACCTCGGGTTCTGCGCCAAGGGTGAGGGCGGGCAGTTCATCGAGTCCGGGGCTCTACGACCGGGCGGGGCCCTTCCCACCAACACTGACGGGGGCGGGTTGGCGTCGTGCCACCCCGGGATGCGTGGAATGTTCCTGATGGTGGAAGCGGTCCGGCAACTCCGCGGGGAATGCGGACCGCGCCAAGTCCCCGAGGCCCGGTTGGCCTGCGTCCACGCGATGGGCGGTTTCTTCACACACAGCGCCACAATGATTCTGGGGAGGCAGTAGTGACGGCTCCCGATCGGCCCACGATCGACACCGACGGGCAGGCGTGGTGGTCAGCGGTGCAGGACCGCACACTGATGGTCAACGCCTGCCGCAGCTGTAGCCACAGCTCGCTGTACGCCAGGCCCTTCTGTCCGCAGTGCTGGTCAGACGATGTCGAGTTGACGCCGGCGAGCGGACGCGCGCGGCTCTACACCTGGAGCGTGATCCATCAGAACGGCCCACCGTTCAACGCGCGGACACCGTACGTGCTAGCGATGGTGGACCTCCACGAAGGGCCGCGGCTGATGACCGTTCTGGAAGGGTGCGACGCCGAAAAGCTCAGCGCAGAAATGGAACTGGCGATCGCCTTTCGCGACGACGACGACGGATTCGTCGTCCCGGTGTTCCGCCCTGCCCGGTAACTAGTCTGCGCCACCGGGACCGCTCACCCGGACGTCGCGAGTCGCTCGGCAAGTAGGCGCGGCCATCCGACCGAGCGCGCGCCGAGAGCTTTGCGATCGACCTTGCCGTTGGCATTGACAGGAAGTGGCTCGTTCCATAGAACCAACTCCTCGGGCAG
The sequence above is a segment of the Candidatus Mycobacterium wuenschmannii genome. Coding sequences within it:
- a CDS encoding acetyl-CoA acetyltransferase; this translates as MPSNRVAIVGAALSDCGRVPDKTAMALMAQSSRRAVADAGLTKDDIDGFGGHGSLLPPVEVSEYLGLQPSWVDATNVGGSSWEVMAGHAAAAIAAGEIEVALLTYGSTARSDVKRQVRASAAAMGTGGALQYEAPYGATLIAKYAMAARRHMIEFGTTVEQLAEVAVAAHEWASMNENAFERDRLTVGDVSAAPMLADPFTSKHVCLRTDGGGAVVLASERVAKNCAKEPVWILGAADATSHVSMSQWPDFTTTVAARSGPRAFARAGVGPHDIDVCQLYDSFTSTVLLTVEDLGFCAKGEGGQFIESGALRPGGALPTNTDGGGLASCHPGMRGMFLMVEAVRQLRGECGPRQVPEARLACVHAMGGFFTHSATMILGRQ
- a CDS encoding Zn-ribbon domain-containing OB-fold protein, which translates into the protein MTAPDRPTIDTDGQAWWSAVQDRTLMVNACRSCSHSSLYARPFCPQCWSDDVELTPASGRARLYTWSVIHQNGPPFNARTPYVLAMVDLHEGPRLMTVLEGCDAEKLSAEMELAIAFRDDDDGFVVPVFRPAR